Proteins encoded by one window of Archaeoglobus veneficus SNP6:
- a CDS encoding VIT1/CCC1 transporter family protein: protein MPEGLRKKLKRKLEIYRLYCEMTNLVPISRRYFIIGYFDGVLTIQGLIMGAHLSGKATPEVIISAGIATAIALGISSGWGAYEAEGVEQRAMKKRREKAMLRNVGGIVDRAHTFAVYISAIVHAISPIIAACVPLLVYLFLPMDMAFVVALSLGFVQLFAIGAVMGRVADVNVAIAGLRLVLAGVVTLAIIILLSPSHVI, encoded by the coding sequence GTGCCCGAAGGACTTCGCAAAAAATTGAAGAGAAAACTTGAGATTTACAGACTGTACTGCGAAATGACGAACCTCGTGCCCATTTCGAGACGCTATTTTATCATAGGTTATTTCGACGGCGTTCTCACAATTCAGGGCCTTATAATGGGAGCCCACCTGAGCGGAAAAGCAACACCAGAGGTTATAATCTCCGCCGGCATCGCCACAGCCATAGCTCTCGGGATCTCCAGCGGGTGGGGTGCTTATGAGGCGGAGGGTGTGGAGCAAAGAGCCATGAAAAAGCGGCGAGAGAAAGCAATGCTGAGAAACGTTGGTGGAATCGTGGACAGAGCGCACACCTTCGCAGTATACATATCCGCAATTGTCCATGCAATATCACCTATCATTGCTGCATGCGTGCCGCTGCTCGTTTATCTATTCCTGCCAATGGATATGGCTTTTGTTGTGGCGCTGAGTCTTGGATTCGTCCAACTCTTCGCAATCGGTGCAGTCATGGGAAGGGTTGCGGACGTGAATGTAGCCATCGCAGGACTCAGACTCGTTTTAGCAGGAGTAGTAACACTCGCAATTATAATACTGCTCAGCCCGAGCCATGTGATATAG
- the cysS gene encoding cysteine--tRNA ligase: MRLYNTLTKREEELKLDKTVRIYVCGITAYDYSHIGHARSAVIFDTFRRYLEWKGHEVIYVQNFTDVDDKIVRRAVAENRTQKEVAEKFIAEYFKDMEALNVRKATYHPKVTEHISDIIQAVSELIKKGYAYEVGGENKDVYFHVPSFSHYGELSGMSLEELNRHRIEPDERKKDVKDFALWKAAKEEDIKAKAVFDSPWGLGRPGWHIECSVMAAKYLGIPFDIHGGGKDLIFPHHENERAQSYALHGIEPVRYWIHNDFVTIKGEKMSKSLGNIVKIRDVLQKYNGEVLRYFLLSAHYRSPIDYSEESIERAEKAYSALRNTLELIDMEIAAFKTFGGGEGAGELNDATSNLSANFISAMENDFNTPKAIASLHEFSTRTNKAVNKGLAGLEELENAFETFLSLCNVLGIFVDYQRVPVLSSELAELVKEREEARREKNFEKADRIREKLRERGYVLIDTPRGTRWKLV, from the coding sequence ATGCGATTGTACAACACCCTCACGAAGAGAGAGGAGGAGTTGAAGCTTGACAAAACCGTAAGAATTTACGTTTGTGGAATTACTGCCTACGATTACTCCCACATAGGCCACGCGAGAAGTGCTGTTATTTTCGACACGTTCCGGCGCTATCTCGAGTGGAAGGGACACGAGGTTATCTACGTCCAGAACTTCACCGACGTTGACGACAAAATCGTCAGGAGGGCGGTCGCTGAGAACAGAACCCAGAAGGAAGTAGCTGAGAAATTCATTGCCGAATATTTCAAGGACATGGAAGCTTTGAACGTAAGAAAGGCTACGTATCATCCAAAAGTGACTGAACACATTTCTGATATAATCCAGGCTGTAAGCGAGCTAATAAAGAAGGGCTATGCCTACGAAGTTGGCGGAGAAAACAAAGACGTTTACTTCCATGTTCCCTCCTTCTCGCATTACGGCGAGTTATCTGGCATGAGCCTCGAAGAGTTGAACAGGCATCGTATTGAGCCTGATGAGAGAAAAAAGGACGTAAAAGATTTTGCCCTCTGGAAGGCAGCGAAGGAGGAGGATATTAAGGCAAAGGCTGTCTTTGACTCGCCATGGGGCCTTGGAAGGCCGGGATGGCACATCGAGTGCTCGGTAATGGCGGCAAAGTATCTCGGCATCCCATTCGACATCCATGGAGGGGGCAAGGACTTGATTTTCCCCCATCACGAGAACGAGAGAGCCCAGAGCTACGCTTTGCATGGCATTGAACCTGTCCGCTACTGGATACACAACGACTTCGTGACAATAAAGGGCGAAAAGATGAGCAAAAGCCTTGGCAACATCGTAAAAATCAGAGACGTTCTGCAGAAGTACAATGGAGAGGTGTTGCGGTACTTCCTGCTTTCAGCCCACTACCGCAGCCCCATCGACTACAGCGAGGAATCAATTGAGAGGGCGGAAAAAGCTTACTCTGCCCTCAGAAACACTCTCGAACTCATAGACATGGAAATTGCAGCTTTTAAAACGTTCGGAGGTGGTGAAGGAGCGGGAGAGCTTAACGACGCAACGTCGAACCTTTCAGCGAATTTCATCAGCGCGATGGAGAACGACTTCAACACACCCAAGGCTATAGCATCGCTGCACGAGTTTTCGACGAGAACAAACAAAGCCGTCAATAAAGGTCTCGCGGGGCTGGAAGAGCTTGAGAATGCCTTTGAAACGTTTTTGAGCCTGTGCAACGTTCTCGGTATCTTCGTAGATTATCAGCGAGTTCCAGTTCTTAGCAGCGAGCTTGCGGAGCTTGTGAAGGAGAGAGAAGAAGCGAGAAGAGAGAAGAACTTCGAGAAAGCTGACAGAATAAGGGAGAAGCTCAGGGAGAGGGGCTACGTACTCATTGACACGCCAAGGGGGACGAGGTGGAAGCTTGTATAA
- a CDS encoding mannose-1-phosphate guanylyltransferase/mannose-6-phosphate isomerase produces MHTVILAGGGGTRLWPLSREQYPKQFIKLFDDSSLFQKTLERALIFSAPDEIYVVTNEKHKFMVLEQISEKEIEIPEENVLLEPLAKNTLPAIYFAVKTIAERNGDTKITVLPSDHLIIANEEYRKAFQRAEKLAESKLVTFGIKPTRPHTGYGYIKPGKKIDGGYEVDAFVEKPDFEKAKEYIEKGYLWNSGMFLFKSSIFIEECKKYQPELVKAFEINSLSEVYTKVPEVSIDYGIMEKTDKAAVVHFEASWSDVGSFDALYEVFEKDSNGNVAKGECILLDSSDNFILGERLIATVGIDNAIVVDTRDAILVCSRKDAQKVKNIVEILRSRGDNRAEIHKTVYRPWGSFTVLEEGEFYKIKKLTVLPKRRLSLQRHYHRSEHWVVVKGTAKVTVGDKEFFLRKGESTFIAAGEVHRLENPGLITLEIIEVQIGEYIGEDDIERFQDDFGRV; encoded by the coding sequence ATGCACACCGTAATACTTGCTGGTGGGGGTGGTACGAGGCTCTGGCCTCTGAGCAGAGAGCAGTACCCAAAACAGTTCATCAAATTATTTGACGACTCTTCTCTTTTTCAGAAAACCCTTGAAAGGGCTCTGATATTCTCAGCACCCGATGAGATTTACGTGGTAACGAACGAAAAACACAAGTTTATGGTTCTGGAGCAGATTTCCGAAAAAGAAATAGAGATTCCTGAGGAGAACGTTCTATTAGAGCCGCTGGCAAAGAATACGCTGCCAGCAATATACTTCGCAGTAAAGACGATAGCTGAAAGAAATGGCGATACAAAAATTACTGTTCTACCATCTGACCACCTTATTATCGCTAACGAGGAATACAGAAAAGCGTTTCAGAGAGCCGAGAAACTGGCTGAAAGCAAGCTTGTCACTTTTGGGATAAAACCAACCCGTCCTCACACTGGCTATGGCTACATAAAACCGGGAAAAAAGATCGATGGAGGTTACGAGGTTGACGCGTTTGTTGAGAAGCCAGATTTTGAGAAGGCGAAAGAGTACATCGAAAAAGGCTATCTGTGGAATAGCGGAATGTTCCTGTTTAAATCGAGCATCTTCATTGAGGAGTGTAAAAAGTATCAGCCCGAACTCGTCAAAGCGTTCGAGATAAACAGCCTGAGTGAAGTGTATACAAAGGTGCCGGAGGTTTCAATCGACTACGGCATCATGGAAAAAACAGACAAAGCTGCAGTGGTGCACTTCGAAGCTTCCTGGAGTGACGTAGGAAGCTTTGATGCTCTTTATGAAGTATTTGAGAAAGACAGCAACGGGAACGTTGCAAAAGGTGAGTGCATATTGCTTGATTCGAGTGACAACTTTATACTCGGAGAGCGGCTGATAGCTACCGTAGGGATAGACAATGCGATTGTTGTGGATACAAGAGATGCTATTCTCGTTTGTTCAAGAAAGGATGCTCAGAAGGTCAAGAACATTGTCGAGATTTTGAGGTCCCGGGGAGATAATAGAGCGGAGATTCACAAAACTGTGTATCGTCCCTGGGGTTCTTTTACGGTTCTGGAGGAAGGTGAGTTTTACAAGATTAAAAAACTGACAGTGCTGCCAAAGCGCAGGCTCAGTCTTCAGAGACATTACCACAGAAGCGAGCACTGGGTGGTTGTAAAAGGTACAGCAAAGGTTACTGTTGGAGATAAAGAATTCTTTCTCCGAAAGGGTGAAAGCACGTTCATAGCGGCGGGAGAGGTTCACAGGCTCGAAAACCCCGGGTTAATAACCCTTGAAATAATAGAGGTACAGATTGGAGAATACATAGGCGAAGACGATATTGAGAGATTCCAGGACGATTTTGGTAGGGTATAG
- a CDS encoding alpha-mannosidase has protein sequence MANEKADVIYLVPHTHYDAIWVFTKEDYFYINIDLILKKVIEMLENTKEYKFLIEQVYLLEEVERRYPEIFRKIREFVRKGRIEIADGEYLMADTMLPQEETLIREILVGKRFVREKFGVDVNVMWQADSFGLNAQLPQIYRKCGYKYVAFRRGCPENKPSEFIWEGLDGTKIIAHFMPLGYRAGLDLRKLEDSYRKLKRLAATNHILMPSGSGVTMPQEETVEVVENWNKKHRSVMKIATPSEFFKAIEKHANKLPIRRGEMYSGKYSEIFPDVASSRIWLKKNLRKYENWLMSFERFATIYSLMDSYTPEELEDCWKKILFLAFHDVVPGTGMDTGYAEVRQHIGFLDTQLTYLMPRILKSIAEMDAEAEDYGDVIVFNPLSWDVSNWVEVDLNFEEGQVSRIEGLKCGEEEIDVEVIRFTRYEDESLRYARIGFVANVPALGYKVYKIMERKPKRRGDGFIRVIGNTIENRFFKVRFSPENGLIEVFKDEESLKKEVCTGNELVIEEEIGDLYYHKETMGTPLKTESGEGVKYGSFRVKNFWIDKSPLRRVINIETDYFSLRWPYRLTDKLKPMIWRHKFISFKKKVIIYRDIPRIDFVTIVDNGHPRIRLRVKFSTCIKCPEYVCETQFGAVMRKTNQYYFKPRDWKEQPSGVYPTLRWIDYSDGEKGLTVINKGNPENEVRDEDIYITLLRSVDMLSSDGKAGPVIPVPDARELKKYVFRYSIYPHEGNWVEAKSYKQGYEFNYDLIALQLSRSNKYRLKRSFLKIEPDNVILTALKRAEDGNGVILRFYEASGTETEATITLFREPKEVEVVNMIEEKDEEFDKDVKVEGNKIFLELNPFEVVTLRLKL, from the coding sequence ATGGCGAATGAGAAGGCAGACGTGATATATCTCGTGCCCCACACACATTATGACGCTATATGGGTGTTTACCAAGGAAGATTATTTCTACATAAATATAGACCTGATTTTAAAGAAAGTAATTGAGATGCTCGAAAATACCAAAGAATACAAGTTTTTGATAGAACAGGTGTACCTCCTGGAAGAGGTTGAAAGAAGGTATCCGGAAATTTTCAGAAAGATTAGAGAGTTCGTCAGAAAGGGAAGAATTGAGATTGCAGACGGAGAATACCTCATGGCCGACACCATGCTCCCGCAGGAGGAGACCCTGATAAGGGAGATACTCGTCGGCAAGAGATTCGTCAGGGAGAAGTTCGGAGTGGATGTAAATGTAATGTGGCAGGCAGACAGCTTTGGCCTTAACGCTCAGCTTCCGCAGATATACAGGAAGTGTGGTTACAAATACGTTGCTTTCAGACGTGGTTGTCCGGAAAACAAACCATCCGAGTTCATCTGGGAGGGACTCGACGGAACGAAGATAATTGCCCACTTCATGCCCCTTGGTTACAGAGCCGGCCTGGATTTAAGAAAGCTTGAAGACAGCTACAGGAAGCTGAAGAGACTCGCTGCTACAAATCACATACTCATGCCCTCTGGAAGCGGAGTTACGATGCCTCAGGAGGAGACGGTCGAAGTTGTGGAGAACTGGAACAAGAAGCACCGCTCCGTTATGAAAATTGCTACACCTTCAGAGTTCTTCAAAGCTATAGAGAAGCATGCAAACAAGTTGCCCATCAGAAGGGGTGAGATGTACTCAGGAAAATACTCGGAAATATTCCCGGACGTTGCTTCAAGCAGAATCTGGCTCAAAAAGAATCTGAGAAAGTACGAGAACTGGTTGATGAGCTTTGAAAGGTTTGCAACAATCTACTCCCTTATGGACAGTTACACCCCCGAAGAACTTGAGGATTGCTGGAAGAAAATACTCTTCCTTGCTTTCCACGATGTTGTTCCAGGAACGGGAATGGATACAGGATATGCGGAAGTTAGGCAGCACATAGGATTCCTGGACACCCAGTTAACGTATCTGATGCCGAGAATTCTAAAGTCCATAGCAGAAATGGATGCAGAAGCTGAAGATTACGGAGACGTTATCGTATTCAACCCCCTCTCGTGGGACGTTTCAAACTGGGTCGAGGTCGACCTCAACTTTGAAGAGGGGCAGGTAAGCAGAATAGAGGGACTTAAATGCGGTGAGGAGGAGATAGACGTCGAAGTCATAAGATTTACAAGGTACGAGGACGAATCTTTAAGATATGCAAGAATTGGCTTCGTCGCAAACGTTCCAGCATTAGGATACAAAGTTTACAAGATTATGGAAAGAAAGCCAAAGCGCAGGGGCGACGGATTCATAAGAGTTATTGGCAACACCATCGAGAACAGGTTCTTCAAAGTTAGATTTTCTCCAGAGAATGGACTCATAGAAGTGTTCAAAGACGAAGAATCATTAAAGAAGGAGGTATGCACAGGGAACGAACTCGTAATCGAAGAGGAAATAGGTGACCTCTACTATCACAAGGAAACCATGGGAACCCCTCTGAAAACCGAGAGTGGAGAAGGTGTGAAATACGGCTCCTTCAGGGTTAAGAACTTCTGGATAGATAAGTCTCCACTGAGAAGAGTTATCAACATCGAAACCGATTATTTCTCCTTGAGATGGCCGTACAGACTGACAGACAAGCTGAAGCCGATGATATGGAGGCACAAGTTCATAAGTTTCAAGAAAAAGGTAATCATCTATAGAGATATCCCGAGAATTGACTTCGTTACCATCGTTGATAACGGCCACCCCAGAATACGACTAAGAGTGAAATTCTCAACATGCATCAAATGCCCCGAGTACGTCTGCGAGACGCAGTTTGGAGCTGTAATGAGGAAGACAAACCAGTACTACTTCAAACCGAGAGACTGGAAAGAGCAACCCTCCGGTGTCTATCCGACACTGAGATGGATAGACTACAGTGACGGTGAAAAAGGACTTACAGTGATAAACAAAGGAAATCCAGAAAATGAAGTGAGGGATGAGGACATCTACATAACTCTCCTGAGGTCAGTGGATATGCTTTCTTCCGACGGAAAGGCAGGGCCCGTCATTCCAGTTCCAGATGCGAGAGAACTGAAGAAGTACGTGTTCAGATACTCCATCTATCCACACGAAGGTAACTGGGTAGAAGCGAAGTCCTACAAGCAGGGATATGAGTTTAACTACGATCTGATAGCTTTGCAGCTATCGAGATCAAATAAGTACAGGCTTAAAAGGTCGTTTTTAAAGATAGAACCCGACAACGTGATACTTACAGCTCTAAAGAGAGCAGAAGATGGAAATGGTGTAATATTGAGGTTCTACGAGGCTTCGGGAACAGAAACAGAAGCTACGATAACGTTGTTCAGAGAACCAAAGGAAGTAGAAGTCGTGAATATGATAGAGGAAAAAGACGAGGAGTTCGACAAGGATGTTAAAGTCGAGGGCAACAAGATCTTCCTTGAACTCAATCCCTTTGAAGTCGTAACACTCAGGCTGAAACTTTGA
- a CDS encoding HAD-IIB family hydrolase, with translation MYVIFTDLDGTLLDENYTYDDALPVLNTLKERNVPIIFCSAKTRTEQEVIRKKMEIYHPFIVEDGSAVYMPAGYFGERKGEVINGYEVIILGVRFEEIAKEIEKVRKRYPIKGYHHMTVEEVAEVTGLSIEEAKLAKQREFSETVVEASEEALEELKKKFNVVIGGRFIHVFGKGADKGKAVRILTNLYREKYGNVTTIGVGNSYNDEPMLRAVDIPAIVRNPDGKWADLKIENIYRANGIGPKGWAEVVKKFVLGE, from the coding sequence ATCTACGTAATATTTACAGACCTGGATGGTACATTGTTAGATGAAAACTACACTTATGACGATGCACTACCCGTACTGAACACCCTAAAGGAAAGAAACGTTCCCATAATATTCTGCTCTGCGAAAACGAGAACAGAACAGGAAGTAATCAGGAAAAAAATGGAAATATACCATCCTTTCATAGTGGAGGACGGTTCTGCAGTATACATGCCGGCCGGCTATTTTGGAGAGCGAAAAGGTGAAGTCATCAATGGTTATGAAGTCATCATTCTGGGAGTCAGGTTCGAAGAGATCGCAAAGGAGATCGAGAAAGTAAGAAAAAGGTACCCCATAAAGGGCTACCACCACATGACAGTTGAAGAGGTCGCGGAAGTGACAGGGCTCAGCATAGAGGAAGCAAAGCTTGCGAAGCAGAGAGAATTCAGTGAGACTGTTGTTGAAGCGAGCGAGGAAGCGCTTGAGGAACTGAAAAAGAAGTTCAACGTCGTTATAGGTGGGAGATTCATACACGTTTTTGGCAAAGGTGCCGACAAAGGAAAAGCTGTCAGGATTCTTACAAACCTTTACAGAGAAAAGTACGGCAATGTAACGACCATAGGCGTTGGAAATTCCTACAACGACGAACCAATGTTAAGAGCCGTAGATATCCCGGCTATTGTAAGAAACCCCGACGGAAAGTGGGCCGACTTAAAAATTGAGAACATATACAGGGCCAATGGTATCGGCCCAAAGGGGTGGGCTGAGGTCGTTAAAAAGTTCGTTTTGGGTGAGTGA
- the mpgS gene encoding mannosyl-3-phosphoglycerate synthase has product MLIEAPRHAEIFGSVKIYDVQKVLKLDSEKIDTPLLRSFSKDEIEEVLNKLSVIIPIKNEKIHLLDGVLRAVPRSCPIIVVSNSQRGKRDVFKMERDVIAHFHNLTKHPVTVIHQKDPGLGLAFKEVGYDRILDENGFVRDGKAEGMIAGLLLAKHMGKEYVGFVDADNYVPCAVNEYIKDFAAGLCMSESPYAMVRLHWRHKPKIVKSKLYFRKWGRVSEVTNRYLNLLLAAQTGFETHIIKTGNAGEHAMTMRLAEIMGYSTGYSIEPYQYIYLLEEFWKGEGRYSEATSAGIEVFQIETLNPHIHEEKGEKHVKDMLHDSLSTIYHSRLSDRQLKSKILEELKANNVLKEGEKPRKNITIPPIKEIDVNSFMKILEEYSETLVKYE; this is encoded by the coding sequence ATGCTTATCGAGGCACCAAGACACGCTGAAATATTTGGATCAGTAAAAATATACGATGTTCAAAAGGTTCTAAAGCTCGACTCAGAAAAAATCGACACGCCACTCCTGCGCAGTTTTTCAAAAGACGAGATAGAAGAGGTTCTCAACAAGCTCTCAGTTATAATACCCATAAAAAACGAGAAAATACACCTACTCGACGGTGTTCTGAGGGCTGTGCCACGCAGTTGCCCGATAATAGTCGTCTCAAACAGTCAGAGGGGTAAAAGAGACGTATTCAAAATGGAGAGAGACGTGATAGCCCATTTCCACAACCTTACCAAACATCCCGTTACTGTTATACACCAGAAAGATCCCGGACTTGGACTTGCGTTCAAAGAAGTGGGCTACGACCGCATACTCGATGAAAACGGGTTCGTCAGGGATGGAAAGGCGGAGGGAATGATAGCTGGCTTGCTGCTCGCGAAACACATGGGGAAAGAGTACGTTGGTTTTGTCGATGCAGATAACTACGTTCCATGTGCGGTGAACGAGTACATCAAGGACTTTGCCGCCGGTTTGTGTATGTCAGAGTCACCATACGCGATGGTCAGATTGCACTGGAGGCACAAGCCAAAAATTGTGAAGAGCAAGCTGTACTTCAGGAAGTGGGGTAGAGTTTCAGAGGTAACTAACAGATATCTGAACCTGCTTCTCGCCGCCCAGACCGGGTTCGAGACCCACATAATAAAGACGGGAAATGCAGGCGAACATGCAATGACCATGAGGCTTGCCGAGATAATGGGCTACTCAACGGGCTATTCTATAGAACCATACCAGTATATCTACTTACTTGAAGAGTTCTGGAAGGGTGAAGGCAGATATAGCGAAGCTACAAGTGCTGGTATCGAAGTATTCCAGATAGAAACCCTCAACCCCCACATTCACGAAGAGAAGGGGGAGAAGCACGTCAAAGACATGCTCCACGACTCCTTATCAACGATCTACCACAGCAGGCTATCAGACAGGCAGTTAAAATCCAAGATACTTGAAGAGCTGAAAGCAAACAACGTCCTGAAAGAGGGTGAAAAGCCCAGAAAGAATATTACAATACCACCAATCAAGGAAATTGACGTAAACTCATTTATGAAAATCCTGGAAGAGTACTCAGAGACTCTGGTAAAGTATGAATAA
- a CDS encoding RNA cap guanine-N2 methyltransferase, producing MRAVQVKIEETDFRKVEKAVSKAVALIRKGLPKERVVRSIKAKGLILSPDDVYEVARCRIKAREKFGELADNLFFDEEGLRYSTPKVVAEYRAKRLKCDVIADVSCGVGGQLLFFATHCKKVYGVEINPKRAIIAALNAMALELNNIEIIAGDALGEEVPVLVRDADIIFSDPARPPGEEIRTIDSLEPNPLRIVEKYSHTTDRIAFELPPQMPPGRVDRWLKGEKEYTSLNFKLNRLALYMGGLADCDVSAISLPSEERVTSEDEAVEIDVASRIGSFIYEVDPAVVKAGLVANLIGKIGLQAEIVKGDKRRTLLTSDGEVKSAFLRRYKVVDVVSFGVEPIRKALRKAGAGKVTLRFSLPPSEYWSVRKKLENGLEGDRWVYLFRIGDSAVIAEPTC from the coding sequence GTGAGAGCAGTTCAAGTAAAAATTGAGGAGACCGATTTCAGGAAGGTCGAAAAGGCCGTATCGAAGGCTGTCGCCTTAATCCGAAAAGGACTTCCAAAAGAAAGAGTTGTAAGAAGCATAAAAGCAAAGGGATTAATCCTGTCGCCTGATGACGTCTATGAGGTTGCGAGGTGCAGGATTAAGGCGAGAGAAAAGTTTGGAGAACTCGCAGATAACCTCTTCTTCGATGAAGAGGGACTCAGGTATTCGACGCCGAAGGTCGTCGCCGAATACAGGGCGAAGCGATTGAAGTGCGATGTTATTGCCGATGTGAGCTGTGGAGTTGGCGGACAACTCCTCTTTTTTGCTACACACTGCAAGAAGGTTTACGGTGTGGAGATAAATCCAAAGAGGGCAATTATTGCAGCCCTCAACGCCATGGCACTGGAGCTTAACAACATCGAGATAATAGCCGGAGACGCGCTCGGAGAAGAAGTGCCCGTACTTGTCAGGGATGCAGACATCATTTTCTCAGACCCTGCAAGGCCGCCAGGAGAGGAAATAAGGACAATCGACAGTCTGGAACCGAACCCCCTCCGGATTGTTGAAAAATATAGCCATACCACCGACAGAATCGCCTTTGAACTTCCGCCCCAGATGCCGCCAGGGAGAGTTGACAGGTGGCTGAAGGGAGAGAAGGAGTACACGTCGCTGAACTTCAAACTGAACAGGCTTGCCCTGTACATGGGAGGACTTGCAGATTGTGACGTTTCTGCAATCTCGCTGCCGTCGGAGGAGCGCGTAACGAGCGAGGACGAGGCTGTTGAGATTGACGTTGCTTCCCGCATCGGATCCTTCATATACGAGGTTGATCCGGCCGTTGTTAAGGCAGGACTTGTGGCCAACCTGATTGGCAAAATTGGGCTGCAGGCTGAAATTGTAAAGGGAGACAAACGCAGAACGCTTTTAACTTCAGATGGAGAAGTGAAATCTGCTTTTCTCAGGAGATACAAGGTCGTTGACGTCGTCAGCTTTGGTGTGGAACCCATAAGAAAGGCTCTCAGGAAAGCAGGAGCCGGAAAGGTGACGCTACGCTTCTCGCTGCCCCCTTCTGAATACTGGAGCGTGAGGAAGAAGCTCGAAAACGGGCTTGAGGGAGACAGATGGGTCTATCTTTTCAGAATCGGCGACAGTGCGGTAATTGCAGAACCCACATGCTGA
- a CDS encoding multiprotein bridging factor aMBF1, translating into MECEICGREIKGRGFKVIVEGSEVTVCARCKEHGAVKPEKIDQGVKKLVLKKKQKLSRPVEFTEELIENYHLIIKREREKRGWSQEVLAKKIQEKASLVRKIENAEITPEPEVVEKLEKLFNITLREKIPEIKIDLKKTNLTPTLGDVVVIKKKKR; encoded by the coding sequence ATGGAGTGCGAGATTTGTGGTAGGGAAATAAAAGGCAGAGGTTTCAAAGTAATAGTTGAGGGCAGTGAAGTTACAGTCTGTGCGAGGTGCAAAGAGCACGGCGCTGTTAAGCCCGAAAAGATTGATCAGGGTGTTAAAAAGCTTGTTTTGAAGAAAAAACAGAAGCTATCCAGACCAGTAGAGTTTACAGAGGAACTCATCGAAAACTACCACCTGATTATAAAGAGGGAGAGAGAAAAGAGAGGCTGGAGCCAGGAAGTGCTCGCAAAGAAGATACAGGAAAAGGCATCCCTCGTCAGGAAGATCGAGAACGCCGAAATCACACCCGAACCTGAAGTTGTGGAGAAGCTGGAGAAGCTTTTCAACATAACGCTTAGAGAGAAGATCCCTGAAATAAAAATCGACCTCAAGAAGACCAACTTGACGCCAACGCTTGGAGATGTTGTCGTTATAAAAAAGAAAAAAAGATAG
- the pan gene encoding proteasome-activating nucleotidase → MKDVDISEYLLDRLKQLEEEYVRLKELYRRLEDEKRFVESERIRYEREVRRLRSEIERLRSPPLLVGVVSDVLSDGRVVVKSSTGPKFVVHASQHISKDELRPGARVAMNQQTLAVVSILPPPKDPTVYGFEIEERPNVTYQDIGGLEKQVEEIREAIELPLLKPDLFEEVGIEPPKGVLLYGPPGTGKTLLAKAVAHHTQATFIRIVGSEFVQKYIGEGARLVREVFQLAKEKAPSIIFIDEVDAIAARRTSSDTSGDREVQRTLMQLLAEMDGFDPRGDIKIIGATNRIDILDPAILRPGRFDRIIETPLPNYEGRMQIFRIHTRKMKLADNVDFEELSRITEGASGADIRAIVTEAGMMAIREERTRVTMDDFVKAVEKVLRKELKHPVELKGVMFV, encoded by the coding sequence ATGAAGGATGTTGACATTTCCGAATACTTACTTGATAGGCTCAAGCAGCTTGAAGAAGAATACGTCAGACTTAAAGAACTTTATCGTCGCCTTGAAGATGAAAAAAGATTCGTTGAAAGTGAAAGAATTCGCTATGAAAGAGAAGTAAGAAGACTCAGGAGCGAGATTGAAAGGTTACGTTCACCTCCGCTACTCGTTGGAGTAGTTTCCGACGTACTCTCAGATGGCCGGGTAGTCGTTAAAAGCTCTACCGGCCCGAAGTTCGTTGTTCACGCTTCGCAGCACATAAGCAAAGATGAGCTCAGGCCAGGTGCAAGAGTTGCAATGAATCAGCAGACCCTTGCCGTGGTAAGCATTCTCCCGCCACCAAAAGATCCGACAGTGTATGGCTTCGAAATCGAAGAAAGGCCAAACGTTACCTATCAGGACATCGGTGGCCTTGAAAAGCAGGTGGAGGAGATCAGAGAGGCAATCGAACTACCACTCCTCAAGCCAGATCTATTCGAGGAAGTTGGTATCGAACCGCCTAAGGGTGTACTGCTCTATGGCCCACCTGGAACAGGAAAAACACTGCTTGCAAAGGCTGTTGCCCACCACACTCAGGCTACATTCATACGCATTGTTGGCAGTGAGTTTGTTCAGAAATACATAGGCGAGGGCGCGAGGCTCGTCAGGGAAGTCTTCCAGCTTGCCAAGGAAAAAGCCCCGTCGATAATATTCATCGACGAAGTTGATGCAATCGCAGCGAGGAGGACAAGCAGTGACACGAGCGGGGACAGGGAAGTTCAACGCACACTAATGCAGTTGCTTGCAGAAATGGACGGCTTCGATCCGAGGGGAGACATTAAGATAATCGGAGCCACGAACCGCATAGACATCCTCGACCCGGCAATCTTAAGGCCTGGAAGGTTCGACCGCATAATTGAGACTCCACTGCCTAACTACGAGGGCAGGATGCAGATATTCAGGATACACACGAGGAAGATGAAGCTCGCAGACAACGTAGATTTCGAAGAACTCTCGAGGATAACCGAAGGAGCAAGCGGAGCAGACATAAGGGCTATTGTTACTGAAGCGGGCATGATGGCAATAAGAGAAGAGAGAACGCGGGTTACGATGGACGACTTCGTTAAAGCAGTGGAAAAAGTCCTCAGGAAGGAACTCAAGCACCCGGTGGAACTCAAGGGCGTCATGTTTGTTTAA